In a genomic window of Thiosocius teredinicola:
- a CDS encoding fused MFS/spermidine synthase has product MTSARCIYREENADTHLEIWEEGDRRSLWFDDIILQSEIHIHDPAVLPNPVNQSMLAHLMFGQPMQRAMLAGCGGGAIARWFHARAPEVAGDAIELSPTVARLAREYFDFPPATSRWRLLIEDVREHLVHSDARYDYILVDLEENQTTPNWTTEFDFLNGCRSHLTATGTLTLNLIMDDEKKISESLYRVRQVFGANVLLLSNPNHDNLLVLAFAGRQPATPSTGDLVRHGQRWGIDFATLANRITRLTDPSA; this is encoded by the coding sequence ATGACATCGGCCCGCTGCATCTACCGTGAGGAAAATGCAGACACCCACCTCGAGATCTGGGAAGAAGGCGATCGCCGCAGCCTGTGGTTCGACGACATTATTCTGCAGTCGGAGATCCACATCCACGACCCGGCGGTACTGCCGAATCCGGTCAACCAATCCATGCTCGCCCACCTTATGTTCGGCCAACCGATGCAACGGGCCATGCTCGCCGGTTGCGGCGGCGGGGCGATTGCGCGTTGGTTTCATGCGCGCGCGCCGGAGGTCGCGGGCGACGCCATCGAACTGTCGCCCACGGTGGCGCGCCTGGCGCGCGAGTACTTCGACTTTCCGCCCGCCACCAGCCGCTGGCGGTTGTTGATCGAAGATGTGCGCGAGCACCTGGTGCACTCGGATGCACGGTATGACTACATCCTGGTCGACCTCGAGGAAAACCAGACCACGCCCAACTGGACCACCGAGTTCGATTTTCTCAACGGCTGTCGCTCGCACCTGACGGCAACCGGCACGCTGACGCTCAACCTGATCATGGACGACGAGAAGAAGATCAGTGAATCGCTGTACCGCGTACGCCAGGTATTCGGTGCCAACGTTCTGCTGTTGAGCAATCCGAATCACGACAACCTGCTGGTTTTGGCGTTCGCCGGCAGGCAGCCCGCGACGCCCAGCACGGGCGACCTTGTCCGGCACGGGCAGCGTTGGGGTATCGACTTTGCCACGCTGGCCAATCGTATAACCCGATTGACCGACCCCTCGGCTTGA
- the leuS gene encoding leucine--tRNA ligase: MDPQYKPEQIENAAQQYWQDNASFKASEDLDREKFYCLSMFPYPSGKLHMGHVRNYTIGDVISRYQRMQGKNVLQPMGWDAFGLPAENAAIKRGKPPAEWTYANIEYMKGQLQRLGFGYDWDRELATCSPDYYRWEQWLFTRLVEKGLAYRKTATVNWDPVDQTVLANEQVIDGKGWRSGAPVEKRDIEQWFIRITDYAQELLDDLDKLPGWPEQVVTMQRNWIGRSVGIEMQFGIEERDDSLAIYTTRPDTLMGVTYVAVAAEHPLALEAAEANPELRAFIDECRQGGVSEAELETMEKKGMPLGIMATHPVSGEPVPVFAANFVLMTYGTGAVMAVPAHDQRDWEFAEKYGIAKKQVIFTADGHDCSIDDAAFVEKGVLANSEPFNGLTSAAAFDAIAAWLEQHHKGSRKVNFRLRDWGVSRQRYWGCPIPIVHKADGAVEPAAEFPVRLPEDVLVDGSGSPLKRMPEFYDLGDGEQRETDTFDTFFESSWYYARYCCPDADQSMLDERAKYWLPVDQYVGGIEHAILHLLYARFFNKLMRDTPDTVVTRAGSGLDTLDDKPFPDEPFTRLLTQGMVVAETYYRENPDGSKEWFNPADVEVDRDEKGRTTRAVLKSDGQAVTPGGIEKMSKSKNNGVDPQLLIDRYGADTVRLYTMFTAPPDQSLEWSDEGVEGAHRFLKRLWTLGARLAATTVDDAGNPTACADARREIHSALQKALFDYERQQYNTVVSGCMTIVNALNKLDDSRDATALLREGMSITLRLLAPIAPHITHFLWQTLEFGDDIQCSSWPQVDESALVSATTEYVVQVNGKMRGKVEVSADADKAAVEKAAVDNPNVQRFIDGLTIRKVIVVPNKLINIVAN; encoded by the coding sequence ATGGACCCGCAGTACAAACCAGAACAGATCGAGAACGCCGCTCAGCAATATTGGCAGGACAACGCCTCGTTCAAGGCATCCGAGGACCTTGACCGGGAGAAATTCTATTGCCTGTCGATGTTCCCGTATCCGAGCGGCAAACTGCACATGGGACACGTTCGCAACTACACGATCGGTGACGTGATATCGCGCTACCAACGGATGCAGGGCAAGAACGTGCTGCAACCGATGGGATGGGACGCCTTTGGTCTTCCGGCCGAGAATGCCGCTATCAAGCGCGGCAAACCGCCGGCCGAGTGGACCTACGCCAACATCGAGTACATGAAAGGCCAGTTGCAGCGCCTCGGCTTCGGTTACGACTGGGACCGCGAACTGGCGACCTGCAGCCCAGACTACTACCGCTGGGAACAGTGGCTGTTCACACGCCTGGTCGAAAAAGGTCTGGCCTACCGCAAGACCGCCACGGTCAACTGGGATCCGGTCGACCAGACGGTGCTGGCCAATGAACAGGTTATCGACGGCAAAGGTTGGCGTTCGGGCGCCCCGGTCGAGAAACGCGACATCGAGCAATGGTTCATCCGCATCACCGACTACGCGCAGGAACTGCTGGACGATCTCGACAAACTGCCCGGCTGGCCCGAACAGGTCGTCACGATGCAGCGCAATTGGATCGGCCGTTCGGTCGGCATCGAGATGCAGTTCGGCATCGAGGAACGCGACGACTCACTGGCCATCTACACCACCCGTCCCGATACGCTCATGGGTGTCACCTACGTCGCCGTTGCCGCCGAGCACCCGTTGGCGCTCGAAGCCGCCGAAGCCAACCCCGAGTTACGTGCCTTCATCGATGAATGCCGCCAGGGCGGCGTCAGCGAGGCCGAGCTCGAGACGATGGAAAAGAAGGGTATGCCGCTCGGCATCATGGCGACCCATCCGGTCAGCGGCGAGCCCGTGCCGGTGTTTGCTGCGAACTTCGTGTTGATGACCTATGGCACCGGCGCCGTCATGGCGGTTCCGGCGCACGACCAGCGCGACTGGGAGTTCGCCGAGAAATACGGCATTGCAAAGAAGCAGGTGATATTCACCGCCGACGGTCACGATTGCAGCATCGACGATGCAGCGTTCGTCGAAAAAGGCGTGCTGGCCAACTCGGAGCCGTTCAACGGCCTGACCTCGGCCGCCGCCTTTGACGCCATCGCCGCCTGGCTCGAGCAACACCACAAAGGTAGCCGCAAGGTGAACTTCCGGCTGCGCGATTGGGGTGTTTCGCGTCAGCGCTATTGGGGCTGCCCGATACCGATCGTGCACAAGGCCGATGGCGCGGTCGAACCCGCGGCCGAGTTTCCGGTACGACTGCCCGAAGACGTGCTGGTCGACGGATCCGGATCGCCGCTCAAACGTATGCCCGAGTTCTACGATCTGGGCGACGGCGAGCAGCGCGAGACCGATACCTTCGATACCTTCTTCGAATCCAGCTGGTATTACGCCCGCTATTGTTGCCCCGACGCCGACCAGTCGATGCTGGACGAGCGCGCCAAGTACTGGCTGCCGGTGGATCAATACGTCGGCGGCATCGAGCACGCGATTCTGCACCTATTGTACGCGCGCTTCTTCAACAAGCTGATGCGCGACACACCGGACACCGTGGTCACCCGGGCCGGCAGCGGGCTCGACACCTTGGACGACAAGCCGTTCCCCGACGAGCCGTTTACCCGTCTGCTCACCCAGGGCATGGTGGTCGCCGAAACCTACTATCGCGAGAACCCGGATGGCTCCAAAGAGTGGTTCAATCCGGCAGATGTCGAGGTCGACCGCGATGAAAAGGGCCGGACAACTCGCGCTGTCTTGAAGTCCGACGGCCAGGCGGTAACACCTGGCGGCATCGAGAAGATGTCCAAATCCAAGAACAATGGCGTCGACCCACAGCTGCTGATCGATCGCTACGGTGCCGACACGGTGCGGCTGTACACCATGTTTACCGCCCCACCCGACCAGTCGTTGGAATGGTCGGACGAAGGCGTTGAAGGCGCCCACCGGTTCCTCAAACGACTGTGGACACTGGGCGCCCGCCTGGCGGCGACGACGGTCGACGATGCCGGCAACCCGACTGCCTGTGCAGACGCCCGACGCGAAATTCACAGCGCCCTGCAAAAGGCGCTGTTCGACTATGAGCGACAGCAGTACAACACAGTCGTCTCCGGCTGCATGACTATCGTCAACGCATTGAACAAACTGGACGACAGTCGCGACGCAACCGCGTTGCTGCGTGAAGGCATGAGCATCACGCTTCGCCTGCTTGCCCCGATAGCACCACACATCACGCATTTCCTGTGGCAGACGCTCGAATTCGGCGATGACATCCAGTGCTCGTCCTGGCCACAGGTCGATGAATCCGCGTTGGTCTCCGCCACGACCGAGTATGTCGTGCAGGTAAACGGTAAGATGCGCGGCAAGGTCGAGGTAAGCGCCGATGCCGACAAAGCAGCCGTCGAGAAGGCGGCCGTCGACAACCCCAATGTACAGCGCTTCATCGACGGGCTGACGATTCGCAAGGTGATCGTGGTGCCCAACAAACTCATCAATATCGTCGCTAACTGA
- the holA gene encoding DNA polymerase III subunit delta has protein sequence MRLYADKLAGALQRELLPVYVVSGDEPLQHGESCDAIRAAARDGGYSTREVLEVGTGFDWQQLLAEAAAFSLFADKKIIDLRIPSGKPGAEGSKALATYCDNPPPDTLLLVSLPKIDRQQQNSKWFKALDALGGVVQVWPIEPSRLPAWVEQRLRSIGIDATPDAIRLLADRVEGNLLAARQEIEKLLLLHGKGQLDADQLMAAVADSARYDVFELVDSALRGEGERCVHILDGLRAEAVAAPVVLWAVHRELHTLAQISADVAKGLSADHAISRAKVFSKRVGLVRQGLPRHRTAGWLDLLDQCHTVDRAIKGLSAQQPWLLLEQILLAMCGKSPTPAARLTG, from the coding sequence TTGCGTCTGTACGCCGACAAACTCGCAGGGGCTTTGCAACGCGAGCTGTTGCCGGTCTACGTCGTCAGCGGCGACGAACCTTTGCAGCATGGCGAGAGTTGCGATGCGATCCGTGCGGCGGCACGCGACGGCGGCTATTCGACGCGCGAGGTGCTGGAGGTCGGCACCGGCTTCGACTGGCAGCAACTACTTGCTGAAGCGGCGGCATTCTCGTTGTTCGCCGACAAAAAGATCATCGATTTGCGCATTCCCTCCGGGAAGCCCGGCGCCGAGGGCAGCAAGGCGCTGGCAACCTACTGCGATAACCCGCCGCCCGACACCTTGCTTCTGGTCAGCCTGCCGAAGATCGACAGACAGCAGCAGAACAGCAAATGGTTCAAGGCGCTGGACGCGCTTGGCGGCGTGGTGCAGGTTTGGCCGATCGAACCGTCGCGCCTGCCGGCCTGGGTTGAACAACGCCTACGCTCTATCGGTATCGACGCCACGCCCGACGCTATCCGCCTGCTGGCCGACCGGGTCGAAGGCAATCTGCTGGCCGCGCGCCAAGAGATCGAAAAACTGCTGCTGTTACACGGCAAAGGCCAACTCGATGCCGACCAACTGATGGCCGCCGTCGCCGACAGCGCGCGGTATGACGTATTCGAATTGGTGGACAGCGCGTTGCGCGGAGAAGGCGAACGCTGTGTTCACATCCTCGACGGCTTGCGCGCCGAGGCGGTTGCCGCACCGGTGGTGTTGTGGGCTGTGCATCGTGAACTGCATACGCTGGCGCAGATCTCGGCCGATGTCGCGAAGGGTCTCAGCGCCGATCACGCCATCAGCAGGGCGAAGGTATTCAGCAAGCGCGTTGGCCTGGTGCGTCAGGGGCTGCCGCGTCATCGCACAGCTGGCTGGCTGGATCTGCTTGACCAGTGCCACACGGTCGATCGCGCGATCAAGGGGCTTTCGGCGCAGCAACCCTGGTTACTGCTCGAACAGATCCTCCTGGCGATGTGCGGCAAGTCACCGACACCCGCCGCACGCCTCACCGGCTGA
- the mgtE gene encoding magnesium transporter, translating to MSAQAETSEDSRLLRLQDILASGAVREAARLLRSLAPAEIAHLLEALPPAEREIIWNLVDEEHDGQILLLVTDEVRASLIRHMDPEELLAATANLDLDDLADLVQQMPSAITAEVMNALDDQRRHRLEAVLSFSEDTAGGLMNTDTVTVRPEVTLDVVLRYLRRLGDGVPRDTDKLFVVNRDDEYLGVLQLSQLVSRDPEDTVAEAMSLDMQALRADMSSSEVARRFEAHDILSAPVINEDGRLLGRITVDDVIDVIREEGEHQFMGRAGLSEEEDMFAPVLASTRRRAVWLGINLATAFLASWVIGQFEETLSKIVALAVLMPIVASMGGIAGSQTLTLAIRGIALGQLSRSNARALLLKELAVGTLNSLIWAVVVAVIAGVWFQNSEIAVLIGVAITINLLFAAVTGSLLPLLLEKVGIDPALAGSVLLTTVTDVVGFLSFLGLASLFLL from the coding sequence ATGAGCGCCCAAGCGGAAACCAGCGAAGATTCCCGCCTGCTGAGGTTGCAGGATATCCTCGCATCCGGTGCCGTACGCGAGGCCGCCCGTCTGCTGCGCAGTCTCGCGCCGGCAGAGATCGCTCACCTGCTCGAAGCCCTGCCGCCGGCGGAACGCGAGATCATCTGGAACCTGGTCGACGAAGAACACGACGGCCAGATCCTGCTATTGGTTACCGACGAGGTGCGCGCTTCGCTGATCCGCCACATGGATCCCGAAGAGCTGCTGGCAGCGACGGCCAACCTCGACCTCGACGACCTGGCCGACCTCGTCCAGCAGATGCCGTCGGCGATCACCGCTGAGGTCATGAACGCGCTCGACGACCAGCGCCGCCATCGCCTCGAAGCCGTGTTGTCTTTTTCCGAAGACACGGCCGGCGGCCTGATGAATACCGATACGGTGACCGTCAGGCCCGAGGTTACGTTGGACGTGGTTTTACGCTACCTGCGTCGCCTCGGCGACGGCGTACCACGCGACACCGACAAACTGTTCGTCGTCAATCGCGATGATGAATATCTCGGCGTGCTGCAATTGTCCCAACTGGTCTCACGCGACCCGGAGGACACCGTCGCCGAGGCGATGAGTCTCGACATGCAGGCGCTGCGCGCGGACATGTCGAGTTCCGAAGTGGCCCGCCGCTTCGAGGCACACGACATTCTGTCAGCGCCGGTCATCAATGAAGACGGCCGGTTGCTGGGCCGTATCACCGTCGACGACGTCATCGACGTTATCCGTGAAGAAGGCGAGCACCAGTTCATGGGGCGCGCCGGTCTGTCCGAAGAGGAAGACATGTTCGCGCCGGTGCTGGCCAGCACCCGGCGGCGTGCCGTGTGGCTCGGCATCAACCTGGCGACCGCGTTTCTCGCCTCATGGGTGATCGGCCAGTTCGAAGAGACCTTGTCCAAGATCGTTGCCTTGGCCGTGTTGATGCCGATCGTCGCCAGCATGGGCGGCATCGCCGGCAGTCAGACATTGACGCTCGCGATCCGCGGTATCGCGCTCGGCCAGCTCAGCAGAAGCAATGCGCGCGCCCTGCTACTCAAAGAACTGGCCGTAGGTACGCTCAACAGCCTGATCTGGGCGGTGGTGGTCGCGGTGATTGCAGGGGTTTGGTTTCAGAACAGCGAAATCGCCGTTCTGATCGGCGTCGCGATCACGATCAACCTACTGTTCGCGGCCGTTACCGGCTCACTGTTACCCCTCCTGCTGGAGAAAGTGGGGATCGATCCGGCGCTGGCCGGCTCGGTGTTGCTGACCACGGTGACCGACGTCGTCGGCTTCCTGTCATTCCTCGGGCTGGCGTCGCTGTTTCTGTTATGA
- a CDS encoding alpha-E domain-containing protein, translated as MLSRVAENIYWLARYVERAENTARLVRVNSHLVLDTPSGITPGWEPLVDITGLRYYWSAVEREANERNVVRFLIGDTNNPGSILRSLAAARENCRTVREILPRSAWEGLNELYLFAKENVQSGLTKGGRDHFLDGIITGSQQLTGLFGSVMYRDEAWEFARIGRNLERADMTTRIIDVRSTDLFADDLLESRSLDTLQWISVLRSLSGYQAYRRHVAIRVSRSEVLDFLFRHSMFPRSFMHCLDAVDEGIGELANNGRALRSIRSLKRKLNRTDVASLNQKGLHDFIDDLQRGIITLHSSMAKTYFPPPLPMEEAS; from the coding sequence ATGCTCTCTCGTGTAGCTGAAAACATCTACTGGCTGGCGCGCTATGTCGAACGCGCGGAAAACACTGCGCGCTTGGTGCGCGTCAACTCGCATCTGGTGCTCGACACACCGAGCGGGATTACGCCCGGCTGGGAGCCGTTGGTCGATATCACCGGGCTGCGCTATTACTGGAGCGCGGTCGAGCGCGAAGCCAACGAACGCAATGTCGTGCGCTTCCTGATCGGCGACACGAACAATCCCGGTTCGATCCTGCGGTCGCTCGCGGCAGCCAGAGAGAACTGTCGTACGGTGCGAGAGATTCTGCCGCGTTCGGCGTGGGAAGGTCTCAACGAACTCTACCTGTTCGCCAAGGAAAACGTTCAGTCCGGTCTGACCAAAGGCGGGCGCGATCATTTTCTCGACGGGATCATCACCGGATCGCAACAGCTTACCGGCTTGTTCGGGTCGGTGATGTACCGCGACGAGGCCTGGGAATTCGCCCGCATCGGCCGCAACCTGGAACGCGCGGACATGACGACGCGCATCATCGACGTGCGCTCGACCGATCTGTTCGCCGATGACCTCCTTGAGTCGCGTTCACTCGATACGCTGCAATGGATCAGCGTGCTGCGCTCGCTGTCCGGCTACCAGGCATACCGGCGACATGTCGCGATTCGGGTAAGCCGGTCTGAGGTGCTGGATTTCCTGTTTCGTCACTCAATGTTCCCGCGCTCGTTCATGCACTGCCTCGATGCGGTGGACGAGGGGATTGGTGAGCTCGCCAACAACGGCAGGGCGCTGCGCAGCATTCGTTCTCTGAAGCGTAAGCTGAACCGGACCGATGTGGCGTCACTCAACCAGAAAGGCCTGCATGATTTCATCGATGACCTGCAGCGCGGCATCATCACGCTACACAGCAGCATGGCAAAGACTTACTTTCCGCCACCGCTGCCGATGGAAGAGGCAAGCTGA
- a CDS encoding LPS-assembly lipoprotein LptE: MTLVLRITALLLAASFLLTGCGFQPRGQAHPIDGIPGPIYIAGVQPYSDIYRELKKQLDIAGVAIAPDAQSSQTTLRIIRWKRDRRVLSLNSRNKVVEYEMEETVRFSLRNPDGGERVPPQLIRVVRIQFNPQDAILGSEREGELLREDMLRELVERMLGRLAAQS, encoded by the coding sequence ATGACACTCGTCCTCCGCATAACAGCCTTGCTGTTGGCAGCAAGCTTTCTTCTGACCGGCTGTGGCTTTCAGCCTCGGGGTCAGGCACATCCGATCGATGGCATTCCCGGTCCGATATACATCGCCGGTGTTCAACCCTATTCGGATATCTACCGCGAACTGAAAAAGCAGCTGGACATCGCCGGTGTTGCCATCGCGCCGGATGCGCAAAGCAGCCAGACCACGCTGCGAATCATCAGGTGGAAGCGCGACCGACGCGTGTTATCGCTGAACAGCCGCAACAAGGTCGTCGAATACGAGATGGAAGAAACCGTGCGTTTCTCGCTGCGTAATCCTGATGGCGGGGAACGCGTTCCGCCGCAGCTGATCCGCGTGGTACGCATTCAGTTCAATCCGCAAGATGCCATATTGGGCTCGGAACGCGAAGGCGAATTATTGCGCGAAGACATGCTGCGTGAACTGGTCGAACGCATGCTCGGACGGCTCGCAGCCCAGAGCTGA
- a CDS encoding zinc ribbon-containing protein translates to MSDKQRDAVDRMVDAYEAMLARVHEAADTAEKKTVPWLREALSSARDKAVELEELTREEAEKVSNYVERDLHEAASFIADTGQGLRDWLRFDWQLMQSRMLDMFAGMADQTSAALKGFAEQARQASVYRTGEITAPGVLQCTQCGEQLHFEKTGHIPPCPKCKATTFQRQPAEPESS, encoded by the coding sequence ATGAGCGACAAGCAAAGAGATGCCGTCGACCGAATGGTCGATGCGTATGAGGCGATGCTCGCGCGCGTTCACGAGGCCGCCGACACGGCAGAAAAGAAGACCGTGCCCTGGTTGCGCGAAGCGCTGTCGAGTGCACGTGACAAGGCCGTCGAGCTCGAAGAGCTCACTCGCGAAGAGGCGGAAAAGGTATCCAATTATGTCGAGCGCGACCTCCACGAGGCAGCGAGCTTCATCGCGGATACTGGTCAGGGCCTACGCGACTGGCTGCGTTTCGACTGGCAGCTGATGCAGAGTCGGATGCTCGACATGTTTGCCGGTATGGCGGATCAAACCAGTGCCGCTTTGAAAGGCTTTGCCGAGCAGGCGCGCCAGGCGAGCGTCTATCGCACCGGTGAAATCACCGCCCCGGGGGTGCTTCAATGCACCCAGTGCGGCGAACAGCTGCATTTTGAAAAGACCGGGCATATCCCGCCATGCCCGAAATGCAAGGCAACCACGTTTCAACGACAGCCGGCCGAGCCCGAATCGTCATAG
- a CDS encoding circularly permuted type 2 ATP-grasp protein, with product MPIELKDYDPGPFFDEMMAGKNRARPIAKELIGLFRKMDSEELAARQAAADMAIKEMGITFTVYSENDGMIDRSWPFDIVPRVIDKAEWDIVEAGLKQRVKALNMFIDDLYHDQKIIKDGVFPKEVLADSKNFRPQCIGVNPPHGIWAHICGSDLVRDDKGTIYVLEDNLRVPSGVSYMLENRLVTKRVFPELFDSYNPLPVGDYPTQLYETLTCLTSRQLKRPKVAVLTPGIYNSAYFEHAYLAMEMGAELVEGRDLFVDKDDCVYMRTVSGAQRVDVIYRRIDDEFIDPEVFRDDSILGVPGLMRAWKAGNVGLANAPGAGVADDKVVYAFVPEIIRYYLDEEPGIPNVPTYRCMYPEEREYVLEHIEELVIKPANESGGYGMLIGPRSTKAERREFQKLIKRNPRNYIAQPTLGISTVPTVVGETLEPRHVDLRPFILSGRTPSVTTGGLTRVALRKGSLVVNSSQGGGSKDTWIVESGS from the coding sequence ATGCCCATAGAACTCAAAGACTACGACCCGGGCCCCTTCTTCGACGAGATGATGGCAGGTAAGAACCGGGCGAGGCCGATTGCGAAGGAACTGATCGGTCTGTTCCGTAAGATGGACAGTGAAGAACTGGCAGCGCGCCAGGCAGCGGCCGATATGGCCATCAAAGAGATGGGCATCACCTTCACGGTGTACAGCGAAAACGACGGCATGATCGACCGAAGTTGGCCGTTCGACATCGTGCCGCGGGTGATCGACAAGGCGGAGTGGGACATCGTCGAGGCTGGACTGAAGCAGCGCGTGAAGGCGCTGAATATGTTCATCGACGATCTGTATCACGACCAGAAGATCATCAAGGACGGCGTGTTTCCCAAAGAGGTGCTGGCGGATTCGAAAAACTTCCGTCCGCAGTGTATCGGTGTGAATCCACCGCACGGGATCTGGGCGCACATCTGTGGCTCGGATCTGGTGCGCGATGACAAGGGCACGATCTATGTGCTCGAAGACAACCTCAGGGTTCCGTCGGGCGTGTCGTACATGCTCGAGAACCGCCTGGTGACCAAGCGGGTTTTTCCTGAGCTCTTCGATTCCTACAATCCCTTGCCGGTCGGCGATTACCCCACCCAGTTGTACGAGACGCTGACTTGCCTTACCTCACGTCAGTTGAAGCGGCCAAAGGTCGCTGTGTTGACGCCGGGTATCTACAACTCGGCCTACTTCGAGCACGCCTATCTCGCGATGGAGATGGGAGCCGAGCTGGTCGAGGGCCGTGACCTGTTCGTCGACAAAGACGACTGTGTCTACATGCGTACCGTGTCCGGCGCGCAGCGGGTTGACGTAATCTATCGGCGCATCGACGACGAGTTCATCGATCCCGAGGTGTTCCGCGACGATTCGATTCTTGGCGTACCCGGATTGATGCGCGCCTGGAAGGCCGGCAATGTCGGCCTGGCCAATGCCCCGGGGGCCGGTGTGGCGGATGACAAGGTCGTGTACGCCTTCGTGCCCGAGATTATTCGCTACTACCTGGACGAAGAACCGGGCATCCCCAACGTGCCGACCTACCGCTGTATGTACCCAGAAGAGCGTGAGTACGTGCTGGAGCATATCGAGGAGTTGGTCATCAAGCCGGCCAACGAATCCGGTGGTTATGGCATGTTGATCGGCCCACGGTCGACCAAGGCCGAACGCAGAGAATTCCAGAAGCTGATCAAGCGCAACCCGCGCAACTATATCGCCCAACCGACGCTCGGCATCTCGACCGTCCCGACGGTGGTAGGCGAGACGCTCGAGCCCCGGCACGTCGACCTGCGGCCGTTCATTCTGAGCGGACGCACGCCGTCGGTAACCACCGGTGGGCTCACGCGCGTGGCGTTACGCAAAGGCTCTTTGGTCGTCAATTCCTCGCAGGGCGGTGGATCCAAAGATACCTGGATCGTTGAAAGCGGATCGTAA